A stretch of the Archangium violaceum genome encodes the following:
- a CDS encoding MFS transporter encodes MTQSPTKAETGWADLLAEGRLPRFALICLGVWMNAADSLVTATIMPSVSAELGGYAYFSWAVAGFLAGGILAGTSAGRLSELLGLRSATALAGLVFAVGCVLSAAAPDIGVFLAGRLLQGIGSGWISGFAMVAIALLFPERHLARVFASVSAIWGLATVLGPLIGGLFAQAGNWRAVFWLFAIQALMFGAATPWLLKGTAQARGGAGIPWLQLGALGLGVGAIALADVSRSPGIALGSVAAGLGILGLVLKLDARARVRLLPHRAGDLRTVCGSGYAAMFALTAASMGLTVYGPAILQKLRGLSPLWAGYVVGAQALAWTLAAFVVAGASGEGERRWIRRGAGCVLAGVTLLALHMHEATLGWVVAAAAITGMGFGFSSSLMNRRVMGALSNEDRAIGSSALIAVRQTGGAVGAAIAGATANLVGFGTGLTVASTQAAAIWVFVASLPLALAGTWAAWRLTGTAVRAQAAQEGAAASPGAGS; translated from the coding sequence ATGACGCAGTCGCCGACGAAAGCGGAGACGGGCTGGGCGGACCTCCTCGCGGAAGGACGGCTGCCACGGTTCGCGTTGATCTGCCTGGGTGTCTGGATGAACGCGGCCGACAGCCTGGTCACCGCCACCATCATGCCGAGCGTGAGCGCCGAGCTCGGCGGCTATGCCTACTTCAGCTGGGCCGTGGCGGGATTCCTGGCGGGTGGGATCCTGGCGGGAACCAGCGCCGGACGACTCTCGGAGCTCCTCGGCCTGCGCTCCGCCACGGCGCTCGCGGGTCTCGTATTCGCGGTGGGCTGCGTTCTGAGCGCGGCCGCGCCAGATATCGGCGTCTTCCTGGCGGGTCGGCTCCTGCAGGGGATTGGCAGTGGCTGGATTTCAGGCTTCGCCATGGTCGCCATCGCACTGCTCTTCCCCGAGCGGCACCTGGCGCGGGTGTTCGCTTCGGTCTCCGCCATCTGGGGGCTCGCGACGGTGCTCGGGCCACTGATCGGCGGGCTCTTCGCGCAAGCGGGTAACTGGCGGGCGGTGTTCTGGCTCTTCGCCATCCAGGCCTTGATGTTTGGCGCCGCGACGCCGTGGCTGCTGAAGGGGACCGCTCAGGCCAGGGGGGGCGCGGGCATTCCATGGCTCCAGCTCGGGGCATTGGGGCTGGGCGTGGGCGCGATCGCGCTTGCCGATGTGAGCCGGTCTCCTGGAATCGCCCTGGGCTCGGTCGCGGCGGGCCTCGGGATCCTGGGACTGGTCCTGAAGCTCGACGCCCGGGCGCGCGTGCGTCTGCTGCCGCATCGCGCGGGTGATCTGCGGACGGTCTGCGGGTCGGGCTACGCCGCCATGTTCGCGCTGACCGCGGCCTCCATGGGGCTCACCGTGTACGGGCCCGCCATCCTCCAGAAGCTGAGAGGCCTTTCGCCGCTCTGGGCAGGATATGTGGTGGGGGCCCAGGCCCTGGCCTGGACGCTGGCCGCCTTCGTGGTCGCCGGCGCGTCCGGCGAGGGGGAGCGGCGGTGGATCCGGCGGGGCGCGGGCTGCGTCCTGGCGGGCGTGACCCTGCTGGCGCTCCACATGCACGAGGCGACACTCGGATGGGTGGTCGCCGCGGCTGCCATCACGGGCATGGGCTTCGGCTTCTCGTCCAGCCTGATGAACCGGCGGGTGATGGGCGCGCTCTCCAACGAGGATCGCGCCATCGGCAGCTCGGCCCTCATCGCGGTGCGCCAGACGGGTGGGGCGGTCGGCGCGGCGATCGCCGGCGCGACGGCGAACCTCGTGGGCTTCGGCACGGGGCTGACGGTCGCGAGCACCCAGGCGGCGGCGATCTGGGTCTTCGTCGCCTCGCTCCCACTGGCGCTCGCCGGCACCTGGGCGGCGTGGCGGCTGACGGGGACGGCGGTGAGAGCCCAGGCCGCCCAGGAGGGGGCGGCGGCTTCACCGGGAGCCGGAAGCTGA
- a CDS encoding SulP family inorganic anion transporter, protein MKALKQEWFSHVRGDVMAGLVVALALIPEAIAFSIIAGVDPKVGLYASFIIAVMTAFFGGRPGMISAATGAMALLMVTLVARHGVEYLFAATLLTGILQLVFRALRLSRYMKFIPRSVMTGFVNALAILIFLAQLPQFTGATWQMYAMVAAGLAIIYGLPRLTKAVPSPLVAIVLLTAVSLFTGSPVRTVGDMGALPTSLPLFHIPQVPFTLETLRIIFPYAATLTFVGLLESLLTAAVVDEMTDSPSCKHSEAFGQGVANIVTGFFGGMAGCAMIGQSVINVRSGGRGRLSTFCAGVFLLFFILVLGDWVARIPMGALVAVMIMVSIGTFDWRSLRDLRVMPRSESIVMIATVLTVVLTHDLAKGVLVGVVLSAIFFARTVAKLVSVRSSLSEDGQRRRYTVMGEVFFVSVEGFVGSFDFREHLARVEIDFTHSHVWDASAVAAIDRVVLKFRDRGVDVALIGLNEASAMLLGRLGTHDKPGAVLTAGH, encoded by the coding sequence ATGAAGGCCCTGAAACAGGAGTGGTTCTCCCATGTCCGTGGAGACGTGATGGCGGGGCTCGTGGTGGCGCTCGCACTCATCCCCGAGGCCATCGCGTTCTCCATCATCGCGGGGGTAGATCCAAAGGTCGGTCTCTATGCTTCCTTCATCATCGCGGTGATGACGGCGTTCTTTGGAGGACGCCCTGGGATGATTTCGGCGGCCACCGGCGCCATGGCGTTGCTCATGGTGACGCTCGTCGCCAGACATGGCGTGGAGTATCTCTTCGCGGCCACCCTCCTCACCGGCATCCTGCAACTGGTATTTCGAGCGCTGCGGCTCAGCCGGTACATGAAATTCATTCCCCGCTCGGTGATGACCGGCTTCGTCAATGCGCTGGCCATCCTCATCTTCCTGGCCCAGTTGCCGCAGTTCACCGGCGCCACCTGGCAGATGTACGCCATGGTGGCCGCGGGTCTGGCCATCATCTACGGACTGCCCAGACTGACGAAGGCAGTGCCGTCCCCGCTCGTCGCCATCGTGTTGCTCACGGCCGTCTCCCTCTTCACCGGCAGCCCCGTGCGGACGGTGGGGGACATGGGCGCACTCCCCACCTCCCTTCCCCTCTTCCACATCCCCCAGGTCCCCTTCACCCTGGAGACCCTGCGCATCATCTTCCCGTATGCCGCGACGCTCACGTTCGTCGGGCTCTTGGAGTCACTCCTCACCGCGGCGGTCGTGGACGAGATGACCGACTCGCCGAGCTGCAAGCACAGCGAAGCGTTCGGGCAAGGAGTCGCCAACATCGTCACGGGCTTTTTTGGCGGCATGGCGGGGTGCGCGATGATCGGCCAATCCGTCATCAACGTGCGCTCCGGTGGACGCGGGCGCCTGTCCACCTTCTGCGCCGGCGTCTTCCTGCTCTTCTTCATCCTCGTGCTCGGTGACTGGGTCGCGCGCATCCCGATGGGTGCGCTCGTCGCCGTGATGATCATGGTTTCCATCGGCACCTTCGACTGGAGGTCGCTGCGAGACCTGCGGGTGATGCCCAGGAGCGAGTCCATCGTGATGATCGCCACGGTGCTGACCGTGGTGCTCACTCATGACCTGGCCAAGGGGGTGCTGGTGGGCGTCGTGCTGAGCGCCATCTTCTTCGCGCGCACCGTGGCCAAGCTGGTGTCCGTGAGGAGCTCGCTGAGCGAGGATGGACAGCGGCGGCGCTATACCGTCATGGGCGAAGTCTTCTTCGTATCCGTGGAGGGCTTCGTCGGCTCCTTCGACTTCAGGGAACACCTCGCACGGGTTGAAATCGACTTCACGCACTCTCATGTCTGGGACGCCTCGGCCGTCGCGGCCATTGACCGGGTCGTGCTGAAGTTCCGGGACAGAGGCGTCGACGTGGCGCTCATCGGCCTCAATGAGGCGAGTGCCATGTTGCTCGGACGCCTGGGCACGCATGACAAACCCGGAGCGGTGTTGACGGCGGGCCACTGA
- a CDS encoding endonuclease/exonuclease/phosphatase family protein — MPGLKTFTHTFVAATIALGSMTWARDASAALKVASWNIQNFNSTKAQNADVMKVVVDTVKQYDLVLVQEIRDTTGTTTKTLLNQVNAATGNAYGILVSNRLGRKSSKEQYAFLYKKSALTVVDSYHYADAGDLFEREPFVARFSTTRAAVKNFFVVPLHADPASAVKEVGALVKVYDNAVKRWTLKNGVILGTLYADCAYFAKEHFATNPLRTDPRFSWLIGDDSNSTIGKAKCAYERAVVAGDKMRANASQGRTVYLDERFNLTLEDMRLVSDNYPIEFVIN, encoded by the coding sequence ATGCCTGGCCTGAAGACCTTCACACACACCTTCGTCGCAGCAACGATCGCCCTCGGCTCGATGACATGGGCCCGGGACGCGTCGGCGGCCCTGAAGGTGGCGAGCTGGAACATCCAGAACTTCAACTCGACCAAGGCGCAGAACGCGGACGTCATGAAGGTCGTCGTGGACACCGTCAAGCAGTACGACCTCGTCCTCGTGCAGGAGATCCGGGACACGACCGGCACCACGACGAAGACCCTCCTGAACCAGGTCAACGCCGCGACGGGCAACGCATACGGCATCCTCGTGAGCAATCGTCTGGGTCGGAAGAGTTCGAAGGAGCAATACGCCTTTCTTTACAAGAAGAGCGCGCTCACGGTGGTCGACAGCTACCACTATGCCGACGCCGGCGACCTCTTCGAGCGTGAGCCGTTCGTCGCGAGGTTCAGCACCACCCGGGCGGCCGTGAAGAACTTCTTCGTCGTTCCGCTCCACGCGGACCCCGCGTCGGCGGTCAAAGAGGTCGGAGCCCTGGTCAAGGTCTACGACAACGCCGTGAAGCGCTGGACCCTCAAGAACGGCGTGATCCTGGGGACCCTGTACGCGGACTGCGCCTATTTTGCCAAGGAACACTTCGCGACGAATCCCCTGCGCACGGACCCTCGGTTCTCCTGGCTCATCGGGGACGACAGCAACTCCACCATCGGTAAGGCGAAATGCGCTTACGAGCGAGCCGTCGTGGCAGGCGATAAGATGCGCGCGAATGCCTCGCAGGGTCGCACCGTGTATCTGGACGAAAGGTTCAACCTGACCCTGGAGGACATGAGGTTGGTGAGCGACAACTATCCGATCGAGTTCGTGATCAACTGA
- a CDS encoding MFS transporter — translation MISTADAVPESSALRTPGYRTFLLTFMLAMMADNIEHVISYWVVFQKFHSAALGGFAVVSHWLPFLMFSVPVGALNDRFDSRRLIQCGMVLFIIASVGWGYFFVTDSLQVWHAMVLLTIHGCAGVLWGTSSQMLLYDIVGARSLPSAVRLNATARYLGVLVGPGVGSLIMRTLGPTWGIFVNTVFYLPLLLWLVRAPYGRHFRGVAAGPKRAVRGLADIIQTVRDVREVPVVGAMVLLAGTASFFIGNSYHAQMPGFAQDLGHGDPGATYTLLLGADAAGALLAGILLETRGSWLRTEPASALKMALLWGCALFAFSLVRVYPVAIFVLFLAGFFELSFSSMTQALVQLNAPDTIRGRVLGLFTMSASGLRAFSGVTVGLLGSVTNIHLSLAVSALAFVTVAGLLLLRRSPQGA, via the coding sequence ATGATCTCCACTGCGGACGCAGTCCCCGAGTCGAGCGCGCTGCGCACCCCGGGCTATCGAACCTTCCTGCTCACGTTCATGTTGGCGATGATGGCCGACAACATCGAGCACGTGATCAGCTACTGGGTGGTGTTCCAGAAGTTCCACTCGGCGGCGCTGGGCGGGTTCGCGGTGGTGTCCCACTGGCTGCCCTTCCTGATGTTCTCGGTGCCGGTGGGCGCGCTCAATGACCGGTTCGACTCCAGGCGCCTCATCCAGTGCGGGATGGTGCTCTTCATCATCGCCTCCGTGGGGTGGGGCTACTTCTTCGTCACGGATTCCCTGCAGGTGTGGCACGCCATGGTCCTGCTCACGATTCACGGCTGCGCGGGCGTGCTGTGGGGCACCTCCAGCCAGATGTTGCTCTATGACATCGTGGGGGCCCGCTCCCTGCCCAGCGCGGTCCGCCTGAACGCGACGGCCCGCTATCTCGGGGTGCTGGTGGGCCCCGGCGTGGGCAGCCTCATCATGCGGACGCTCGGTCCCACCTGGGGCATCTTCGTCAACACGGTGTTCTACCTGCCGCTGCTGCTCTGGCTGGTGCGCGCACCCTATGGCCGGCACTTCCGCGGGGTGGCGGCGGGCCCCAAGCGGGCCGTCCGGGGCCTCGCCGACATCATCCAGACCGTCCGCGACGTGCGCGAGGTGCCCGTGGTCGGGGCCATGGTGCTGCTGGCGGGGACGGCGTCCTTCTTCATCGGCAACAGCTACCACGCACAGATGCCGGGCTTCGCCCAGGACCTGGGCCATGGAGATCCCGGCGCGACCTATACGCTCCTGCTGGGAGCGGATGCGGCCGGGGCCCTGCTCGCGGGCATCCTGCTCGAGACACGCGGGTCCTGGCTGCGGACCGAGCCCGCCTCCGCGTTGAAGATGGCCCTGCTGTGGGGATGCGCGCTCTTCGCGTTCTCGCTCGTCCGCGTGTATCCGGTGGCCATCTTCGTGCTCTTCCTGGCCGGGTTCTTCGAGCTCTCCTTCAGCAGCATGACGCAGGCGCTCGTGCAGCTGAATGCGCCGGACACCATCCGTGGCCGTGTGCTGGGGCTCTTCACCATGTCGGCCTCCGGCCTGCGCGCGTTCAGCGGCGTGACCGTGGGGCTGCTGGGAAGTGTCACCAACATCCACCTGTCGCTCGCGGTGTCCGCGCTGGCCTTCGTGACGGTGGCGGGCCTGCTGCTCCTCCGTCGAAGCCCACAGGGCGCCTGA